Within Verrucomicrobiia bacterium, the genomic segment CTTTCCCAAGGCGGCTCGGACTGGCTCACCGTCCATGTCCGCGACGTGGCCACCGGCAAGGACCTTTCCGACACCGTCCGCTGGGTGAAGTTCTCAGGCATTGCCTGGACGGAGGATGGCAAGGGCTTTTTCTATTCACGCTACCCCGAGCCGCCCTCGGGCAAGGCCATCAGCCAGCAGGTCATCAACCAGAAGCTTTATTACCACCGCCTTGGAACTGAGCAGAGCGCCGACGCGCTTATCTATGCTCGACCGGACCTGCCGGCGTGGATCATCAACGGCAGCGTGACCGAGGATGGCCGTTACCTCTTCGTCTATCTTCAAAACGGCACAGCGCCCCAGAATGAACTCTTCTACCTTGACCTGGGCGACCCGCTGAAACCCTCGATCGCCGGCGTGCCCCAGCCGCTCTATACCAGGAACGACGCCGAATATATCGTGGCGGGGCATGCCGGCAAAACACTGTTCATCCAGACCACGCTCGACGCACCCCGGCGCCGCATTGTAGCGGCAAACCTCGATCAGCCCGACCCGGCGCACTGGCGCGTTTTGGTGCCGGAGGGCGAAGGTGTCATCCAGGGCTCAATGATGGCCGGCGGCCGGCTCCTGGTGGATTACCAGGTCGTCGCCAAAAGCCGGCTCGCCCTCTTCTCGACGGATGGACAACCGCAGGGGGAACTCGGCCTGCCGGCGCTTGGCTCGGTCAGCGGGATGTCCTCCCGCAATGATTCTGAAACCGTTTATTACGGCTTCACCTCGTTCCTGTATCCCGAATCGGTGTACCGTCACGACCTCAAGGAGGCCACGACGCGCGTGTTCTTCAAACCCGATGTCCACTTCGACCCGGCTCCATACGACCTTCAGCAGGTCTTCTATCCGTCCAAGGACGGCACGAAGATTCCGATGTTTATCGTCGCCAGGCACAACGTGAAGCTTGATGGCAGCAACCCAACCATCCTGTATGGCTATGGCGGTTTCGACATTACCATCACCCCTCGGTTCAACCCGATGCTGCCGGTTTGGCTCGAACTGGGGGGCGTCTATGCCGTCGCCAATCTGCGCGGGGGCGGCACCTATGGCGAAACGTGGCATGAGGCCGGCATGCTGGGCCGCAAACAAAATGTGTTTGATGATTTTGCCTGGGGAGCTAAATACCTGATCGCCCAAAAATTCACCTCCTCCCGGCGACTGGGCATCCAGGGCTACTCGAATGGCGGCTTATTGGTAGGCGCCAGCATCACCGAACACCCGGACCTGTTCGGGTCCGCCTACGCCGGAGCGGGCGTCCTGGATATGCTGCGCTATCAAAGGTTCTCCGGTGGGGCGCTCTGGGCTCCGGAATACGGGACCTCCGACCAGGAACAGGCCTTTCACTGGCTGAATGCCTACTCGCCCCTGGCGAACCTCAAGAAAGGCGCCTGCTACCCACCAACCATCATCACGACGGCAGACCACGATGATCGTGTTGTGCCGAGCCATTCCTATAAATTTGCCGCCGCGCTCCAGCGCGACCAGGGCTGCCCCAACCCGGTGCTTATCCGGGTTGAAACCAAAACCAGCCACGGCTACATGCCCACAGATAAACGCATCGCCCAGACCGCTGACATTTGGGCTTTCCAGGCATACAACCTTGGCATCCAAAGGCCGCCTAAGTAATCCTGCTCCTACTTCGTTTCCATGAAGCGCTTTATCCGCTTCATGGCTTCTTTGATGTTATCCATGCTGGTGGCATAGGCGCACCGGACAAAGCCCTCGCCGCATGCTCCAAAAGCCGTGCCGGGGACC encodes:
- a CDS encoding prolyl oligopeptidase family serine peptidase, whose protein sequence is MRHLHTLAMLLAALAAAVPLAGAQSTDARPSPLTYPPAQRDSTIDNYFGIQVPAPYQWMENLDSPAVQQWVQAENALTFSYLEKIPVRGWIKDRLTALWNYPRESTPELVEGGRIFFGKNSGLQNQSVVYVQDSPTGTARELLDPNSLSPDGSVALLGYEPSPHGLYLAYNLSQGGSDWLTVHVRDVATGKDLSDTVRWVKFSGIAWTEDGKGFFYSRYPEPPSGKAISQQVINQKLYYHRLGTEQSADALIYARPDLPAWIINGSVTEDGRYLFVYLQNGTAPQNELFYLDLGDPLKPSIAGVPQPLYTRNDAEYIVAGHAGKTLFIQTTLDAPRRRIVAANLDQPDPAHWRVLVPEGEGVIQGSMMAGGRLLVDYQVVAKSRLALFSTDGQPQGELGLPALGSVSGMSSRNDSETVYYGFTSFLYPESVYRHDLKEATTRVFFKPDVHFDPAPYDLQQVFYPSKDGTKIPMFIVARHNVKLDGSNPTILYGYGGFDITITPRFNPMLPVWLELGGVYAVANLRGGGTYGETWHEAGMLGRKQNVFDDFAWGAKYLIAQKFTSSRRLGIQGYSNGGLLVGASITEHPDLFGSAYAGAGVLDMLRYQRFSGGALWAPEYGTSDQEQAFHWLNAYSPLANLKKGACYPPTIITTADHDDRVVPSHSYKFAAALQRDQGCPNPVLIRVETKTSHGYMPTDKRIAQTADIWAFQAYNLGIQRPPK